One genomic window of Trichlorobacter lovleyi includes the following:
- the cbiB gene encoding adenosylcobinamide-phosphate synthase CbiB, whose product MIPLYQQILLAILLDLLLGDPRWLPHPVQGIGWLAQRSEAPLRRLITHQKLAGIVAVFWVVGSATAVGFGLLRLAGSIHPLLGDLVSVLLLYTCFATRSLHDHALAVYRPLKAGNLAAARQRVSWLVGRDTAELDEGEVTRAAVESVAENTVDGCTAPLLYACLAGPMGALAYKAISTLDSTFGYKNERYLQFGWASARLDDLANLIPSRLTALLTIVAAKLLGLCAADAWRIFLRDRHNHPSPNGGQIEASVAGALRVRLGGVNSYFGQPSTRPFMGDPLQPLQARHILQAVRLMWLVYGLTALIGVGCRLLVG is encoded by the coding sequence GTGATCCCTCTCTACCAACAAATACTGCTTGCTATCCTGCTGGATCTGCTGCTGGGTGACCCCCGTTGGTTACCGCACCCGGTGCAGGGGATCGGCTGGCTGGCCCAGCGTTCTGAAGCGCCGTTGCGGCGTCTGATTACCCATCAGAAACTTGCCGGTATTGTTGCTGTTTTTTGGGTGGTGGGCAGTGCGACGGCAGTTGGCTTTGGCCTGCTGAGGCTGGCAGGCAGTATCCATCCGCTGTTAGGTGATCTGGTGTCCGTGCTGCTGCTCTATACCTGTTTTGCAACCCGTTCCCTGCATGATCATGCCCTGGCGGTCTATCGTCCGCTGAAGGCTGGTAATCTGGCAGCAGCGCGGCAACGGGTCAGCTGGCTGGTGGGCCGGGATACGGCTGAGCTGGATGAGGGGGAGGTTACCCGTGCTGCGGTGGAGTCGGTGGCGGAAAACACGGTGGACGGTTGTACCGCCCCACTGCTGTATGCCTGTCTGGCCGGACCGATGGGGGCGCTGGCCTACAAGGCGATCAGTACGCTTGATTCCACCTTTGGCTACAAAAATGAGCGCTACCTGCAGTTTGGCTGGGCATCAGCCCGGCTGGATGACTTGGCAAACCTGATTCCCAGCAGGCTCACGGCCCTGCTGACCATTGTTGCGGCCAAGTTGTTGGGATTATGTGCTGCTGATGCCTGGCGGATCTTTTTACGTGACCGCCATAACCACCCCAGCCCCAACGGCGGTCAGATCGAGGCCAGCGTGGCCGGTGCCCTGAGGGTGCGTCTGGGCGGGGTCAACAGCTACTTTGGTCAGCCCAGTACCAGACCGTTTATGGGAGATCCGCTGCAACCGCTGCAGGCACGACATATCCTGCAGGCAGTGCGGTTGATGTGGCTGGTGTACGGTCTGACGGCGCTGATCGGGGTGGGGTGCAGGCTATTGGTCGGATGA
- a CDS encoding type II toxin-antitoxin system Phd/YefM family antitoxin has translation MNALTYTYTRQHFAEVMKSVNEDHVPVVVTSQRGKPVVILSLDDFHAYEETAYLLRNPQGAKRLLESVEELRAGGGQVRDLVE, from the coding sequence ATGAACGCCCTGACCTATACCTATACACGCCAGCATTTTGCAGAGGTCATGAAATCAGTGAATGAAGACCACGTTCCCGTGGTAGTGACAAGCCAGCGTGGCAAACCGGTTGTCATCCTTTCCCTCGACGATTTCCACGCATACGAAGAAACCGCCTATCTGCTCCGTAATCCCCAGGGAGCCAAACGGTTGCTTGAATCTGTGGAGGAACTGCGTGCAGGCGGCGGGCAGGTCAGAGACCTAGTGGAATGA
- a CDS encoding LytR/AlgR family response regulator transcription factor — MNITVYLIDDEAPARRELRYLLEQLPGLEIVGEAATATEGLRLLRQLKPQLLFLDIQMPGLTGIELSQILQELPERPLVVFSTAYSQFAVDAFNLEAFDYLLKPVTLERLGRTIDKVRKQLATTPPGPERPLPEPPHDDRKWVAARQGSKILPIAPESIVFVRCTEAVTHIHTATRIYQTSHTITALQEQLEPYAFFRAHRNSLVNLNCILEIIPWFSGSCKLVMNDPARTEILVSRYHAKDLKKHLISQV; from the coding sequence ATGAACATCACGGTCTATCTGATCGACGACGAGGCCCCTGCCCGGCGGGAGCTGCGCTACCTGCTGGAGCAACTGCCGGGACTTGAGATTGTCGGCGAGGCCGCCACCGCAACGGAAGGGCTGCGTCTGCTGCGCCAGCTGAAGCCCCAGCTGCTGTTTCTGGATATCCAGATGCCGGGACTGACCGGGATTGAACTGTCCCAGATCCTCCAGGAACTGCCGGAACGCCCGCTGGTGGTCTTTTCCACCGCCTACAGCCAGTTTGCGGTGGATGCCTTCAATCTTGAGGCGTTTGATTATCTGCTCAAGCCGGTCACCCTGGAACGGCTTGGCAGGACCATCGACAAGGTACGCAAGCAGCTGGCCACAACGCCGCCCGGCCCTGAAAGGCCCCTGCCTGAACCGCCCCATGACGACCGCAAGTGGGTAGCGGCCCGCCAGGGCAGCAAGATCCTGCCGATAGCACCGGAGAGTATTGTCTTCGTCCGCTGTACCGAAGCGGTCACCCATATCCATACCGCCACGCGGATCTACCAGACCAGCCACACCATTACCGCGCTGCAGGAACAGCTTGAGCCGTACGCCTTCTTCCGTGCCCACCGCAACTCCCTGGTCAATCTCAACTGCATACTGGAGATCATCCCCTGGTTCAGCGGCAGCTGCAAACTGGTGATGAACGACCCGGCCCGGACCGAGATCCTGGTCAGTCGCTACCATGCCAAGGATCTCAAGAAACACCTGATCTCCCAGGTCTGA
- a CDS encoding alpha-hydroxy-acid oxidizing protein codes for MSQIHDEQESISAGGFSRRDFIKTAAVVGASVLAVQAVGSPREANAAEEAKKAATGATAAATGKSALKLDQVLKVAREKMYPRCRVCPECDGVACSGEVPGMGGIDSGKAFRNNLAALAKYELNMRTFHEIKKPDTSLTLFGVKLSMPILSGITGGVTYNMGLQGKVSEEEYIEGIIAGCIQAGTIGFAADGIGDPLSVYQTRLQTVAKYRGKAAGQIKPRTQAEIIERIRLLEAAGAPFFAIDIDSAGRASRALPGKTVEPKNLKQLRELANATKMPFIIKGIMTVDEAKQAVDVGAAGIVVSNHGGRVMDHTPGTAQVLAAIADKVKGDIVILADGGVRYGADVLKMLALGADAVLVGRPLVRGSVGGGPEGVALMLKKMQGELVVAMTLTGTADVKKVSRTILV; via the coding sequence ATGTCACAGATCCATGACGAGCAGGAAAGCATCTCAGCAGGTGGTTTCAGCAGGCGTGACTTCATCAAGACCGCAGCAGTGGTTGGTGCCAGCGTGCTGGCAGTACAGGCCGTGGGCAGCCCACGGGAGGCCAATGCCGCTGAGGAGGCAAAGAAGGCCGCCACCGGCGCAACGGCAGCCGCAACAGGCAAGAGTGCCCTCAAGCTGGATCAGGTCTTGAAGGTGGCCCGTGAGAAGATGTACCCGCGCTGCCGGGTCTGCCCGGAATGCGACGGCGTGGCCTGTTCCGGCGAAGTCCCCGGCATGGGCGGCATCGACTCCGGCAAGGCCTTCCGCAACAATCTGGCCGCACTGGCCAAGTATGAGCTGAATATGCGGACCTTCCACGAGATCAAGAAGCCGGACACCTCGCTGACCCTGTTCGGGGTCAAACTGTCCATGCCGATCCTCTCCGGTATTACCGGTGGTGTGACCTACAACATGGGGCTGCAGGGCAAGGTCTCGGAAGAGGAGTACATCGAGGGGATCATTGCCGGTTGTATCCAGGCCGGTACGATCGGTTTTGCCGCTGACGGCATCGGTGATCCGCTCTCGGTCTATCAGACCCGCCTGCAAACCGTGGCAAAATACCGCGGCAAGGCAGCAGGTCAGATCAAGCCCCGCACCCAGGCCGAGATCATCGAGCGGATCCGCCTGCTGGAAGCTGCCGGGGCACCGTTCTTTGCCATTGATATCGACTCGGCAGGACGGGCCTCACGGGCCCTGCCCGGCAAGACCGTGGAACCCAAAAACCTGAAGCAGCTGCGTGAACTGGCAAACGCAACCAAAATGCCGTTCATCATCAAAGGGATCATGACCGTGGATGAGGCCAAGCAGGCGGTTGACGTCGGCGCAGCCGGGATCGTGGTTTCCAACCACGGCGGACGGGTGATGGACCACACCCCCGGTACCGCCCAGGTGCTGGCGGCCATTGCCGACAAGGTCAAGGGGGATATCGTTATCCTTGCTGACGGCGGTGTCCGTTACGGTGCCGATGTGCTCAAGATGCTGGCCCTGGGGGCTGATGCGGTGCTGGTGGGCCGTCCGCTGGTGCGCGGTTCCGTGGGTGGCGGCCCTGAAGGTGTGGCCCTGATGTTGAAGAAGATGCAGGGTGAGCTGGTGGTTGCCATGACCCTGACCGGTACCGCTGATGTCAAGAAGGTCAGCAGGACTATTCTGGTTTAA
- a CDS encoding LytS/YhcK type 5TM receptor domain-containing protein, with amino-acid sequence MGLFLDLFERLGLFAILFIFLIRFKAFKRLLTGIASRRDKLVLAFMFGGAGIMATYSGFAFHGAIANLRGVAVALAGILGGPLVGLAAGLVAGIHRYAIDPAGLTSLSCGIATVLQGLVAAWLYPRLRRVEYDIFAAFAVGAVNEILKMALILLLAKPFSSALHLVAVLAFPSILVNGLGNAVFVQLISTVFREQQLAKAEIRALQAQINPHFLFNAISTIISYTRTDPAVATNLLVKLAEFFRNSTATTEREVPLSVELQHCEAYLAIEQARFEERVRIHYQIDEAALDCPVPPLILQPLVENGIRHGILPRDAGGDITIQARKEQQNLHIRVADNGVGMDQAKLSGLLTTRQHPTGKEGLGIALKNVNARLVALYGRKRALRIESTPGAGTTISFSIPVAA; translated from the coding sequence ATGGGACTCTTTCTTGATCTGTTCGAACGCCTCGGCCTGTTTGCCATCCTGTTCATATTCCTGATCCGTTTCAAGGCCTTTAAACGTCTGCTGACCGGCATCGCCAGCAGAAGGGACAAGCTGGTGCTGGCGTTCATGTTCGGCGGGGCCGGCATCATGGCCACCTACAGCGGCTTTGCCTTTCACGGTGCCATAGCCAACCTGCGCGGGGTGGCGGTGGCCCTGGCCGGTATCCTGGGCGGACCGCTGGTCGGCCTGGCAGCCGGACTGGTGGCGGGCATCCACCGCTATGCCATTGATCCTGCCGGGCTGACCTCCCTTTCCTGCGGCATTGCCACGGTCCTGCAGGGGCTGGTGGCGGCCTGGCTCTATCCCCGCCTGCGCCGGGTCGAATACGACATCTTTGCCGCCTTTGCGGTGGGCGCCGTCAATGAAATCCTGAAGATGGCGCTGATCCTGCTGCTGGCCAAACCGTTCTCCTCGGCCCTGCACCTTGTGGCGGTACTGGCCTTCCCCTCGATTCTGGTCAACGGACTTGGCAACGCCGTCTTTGTCCAGCTGATCTCCACCGTCTTCCGGGAGCAGCAGCTGGCCAAGGCGGAGATCCGGGCGCTGCAGGCCCAGATCAACCCCCATTTCCTCTTCAATGCCATCTCCACCATCATCAGCTATACCCGCACCGACCCGGCCGTCGCCACCAACCTGCTGGTAAAACTTGCAGAGTTCTTCCGCAACAGCACCGCCACCACCGAGCGCGAGGTGCCGCTCTCGGTTGAACTGCAACACTGCGAGGCCTATCTGGCGATTGAGCAGGCCCGTTTTGAGGAGCGGGTCCGGATACACTACCAGATCGATGAGGCCGCCCTAGACTGCCCGGTGCCGCCATTGATCCTGCAACCCCTGGTGGAAAACGGCATCCGCCACGGCATCCTGCCGCGGGATGCAGGCGGAGATATCACGATCCAGGCCCGCAAAGAGCAGCAAAACCTGCATATCAGGGTTGCGGACAACGGGGTCGGCATGGACCAGGCCAAGCTGTCCGGCCTGTTGACAACCCGGCAGCATCCCACCGGCAAAGAGGGGCTGGGGATTGCCCTGAAAAACGTCAATGCCCGCCTGGTGGCACTCTATGGCCGCAAACGGGCCCTCAGGATCGAGAGCACCCCCGGCGCCGGCACGACGATCTCCTTTTCAATCCCGGTGGCCGCATGA
- a CDS encoding OmpH family outer membrane protein, protein MRRFVRSTLCSFFLCLAALTVQAAEQPAAPATPSAALGPASAAPAAQPDLKPVPGLSLLPAAKPAPQALAVAKIGVVDVNKVSTDSAMGKAAQHQIKAQQTKLQKQVEAKRKQLDKFKADTERQLPSLSPQQREAKQREFQKKIEEFQKFGLKSEKELMESQQKLTKGLFEAIGKAADELGRAKGLAAVVINRELLFLGAGVEPLDITADLITLLDGKTKSK, encoded by the coding sequence ATGCGACGTTTCGTGCGCAGTACACTTTGTTCGTTTTTCCTTTGTCTGGCAGCCCTGACTGTCCAGGCTGCTGAGCAACCGGCAGCCCCGGCAACGCCGTCAGCTGCTCTTGGGCCTGCGTCTGCTGCCCCTGCGGCACAACCGGATCTGAAACCTGTTCCGGGGCTGAGCCTGCTGCCCGCAGCCAAGCCCGCTCCCCAAGCGCTGGCGGTAGCAAAGATCGGTGTGGTGGATGTCAACAAGGTCTCCACCGACTCAGCCATGGGCAAGGCAGCCCAGCATCAGATCAAGGCGCAACAGACCAAATTGCAGAAGCAGGTCGAGGCAAAGCGGAAGCAGCTGGATAAGTTCAAGGCTGATACCGAACGTCAGCTGCCCAGCCTGTCACCCCAGCAGCGGGAGGCAAAGCAGCGGGAATTCCAGAAAAAAATTGAAGAGTTTCAGAAGTTTGGCCTGAAGTCGGAAAAAGAGCTGATGGAAAGCCAGCAGAAGCTGACCAAGGGGCTGTTTGAGGCGATCGGCAAGGCTGCAGACGAGCTGGGTAGGGCCAAGGGATTGGCCGCGGTTGTGATCAATCGTGAGCTGCTTTTTCTGGGGGCAGGGGTTGAGCCGCTTGACATCACAGCGGATTTGATCACGCTGCTGGATGGAAAAACAAAGTCGAAGTAG
- a CDS encoding twin-arginine translocase TatA/TatE family subunit, producing MFGFGMPELVLILVICLVVFGPGKLPQLGSSLGGAIKGFRRATEEPLSVDTTAQGAEAGARKEA from the coding sequence ATGTTTGGATTTGGTATGCCGGAACTGGTCCTGATCCTGGTGATCTGCCTGGTGGTGTTCGGACCGGGCAAGCTGCCTCAGCTGGGCTCGTCGCTGGGGGGGGCCATCAAGGGTTTTCGCCGGGCAACGGAGGAACCGCTGAGCGTTGATACCACGGCCCAGGGTGCAGAGGCCGGTGCCCGGAAGGAGGCCTGA
- a CDS encoding molybdopterin-dependent oxidoreductase, translating to MLCRSVCPYDCPDACGLLITVENDQAVKIEADPHHPITQGLICGKMRQYQQTVHSPQRLTTPLLRTGPKGSGRFAPISWDEAVQRICSRWQEIIPQYGAEAILPYSYAGTMGLVQRNSGHPFFHKLGASRLARTICTPAKDYGWKAVMGDTPALDPAERSQSDLIILWGLNAAATSIHSMAAAQAARKRGAQVWAVDTYRTPTCQAVDRAIIVKPGSDSALALGMLQVMVAEGLSDQTFIRDNVAGFEELCGQVLPDCKPEQMAAICGLPADTIRGLARVYAAAKAPLIQVGGGLTRYGNGAMTIRCIAALPAVSGAWQRPGAGLFCGTSTGAAFPLQRVTREDFMTSPTRIVNMNQLGAALNNLNDPKVMSLYVYHSNPAAIAPDQNAVIQGLEREELFTVVHERFMTDTARYADIVLPATSSLEHPDLYRSYGSYQAQRCSRVIPPLGETKSNWETFCLLAQGMGWDEPFFRQSADDLIDQLLAEPNEWRDAAVTEQLRQGEPVLLTPPTSPRGPWLTPTGKIELRNERESQPLPCLLPTHAEADGFPLRLQPSVSLYSLNSSFNERDDLLQKRGEPTLLMHPADAAARQLHDGQPVCLYNQLGSVELALQVTEQVPCGTVVSEGVYRLDRSRSGRGINALTSQRLTDCGEGSTLYDVAVEVAAAKK from the coding sequence ATGCTCTGCCGTTCTGTCTGCCCCTATGACTGTCCCGATGCCTGTGGTCTGCTGATAACCGTTGAAAATGACCAGGCGGTCAAGATTGAGGCTGACCCACATCATCCGATTACCCAAGGGCTGATCTGCGGCAAGATGCGTCAGTACCAGCAGACCGTCCACTCGCCGCAACGCCTGACCACGCCGCTGCTGCGGACCGGTCCCAAGGGCAGCGGCCGGTTTGCCCCGATCAGCTGGGACGAAGCCGTGCAGCGGATCTGCTCCCGCTGGCAGGAGATCATCCCGCAGTATGGCGCCGAGGCGATCCTGCCCTATTCCTATGCCGGTACCATGGGGCTGGTACAGCGCAACAGCGGTCACCCTTTCTTCCACAAACTGGGGGCCAGCCGTCTGGCCCGCACCATCTGCACCCCTGCCAAGGATTACGGCTGGAAGGCGGTCATGGGTGATACCCCGGCCCTTGACCCTGCTGAGCGCAGTCAGAGTGATCTGATTATCCTCTGGGGGCTGAATGCCGCTGCCACCAGCATCCACAGCATGGCTGCTGCCCAGGCGGCCCGGAAACGGGGGGCACAGGTCTGGGCCGTTGATACCTATCGGACTCCTACCTGTCAGGCCGTGGACCGGGCGATTATCGTCAAGCCGGGCAGTGATAGTGCCCTGGCCCTGGGGATGCTGCAGGTGATGGTGGCAGAAGGGTTGTCGGATCAGACGTTTATCCGTGACAATGTGGCTGGTTTTGAGGAGCTTTGTGGCCAGGTTCTGCCGGATTGCAAGCCTGAACAGATGGCTGCCATCTGTGGTCTTCCGGCTGATACGATCCGTGGTCTGGCACGGGTCTATGCCGCAGCCAAGGCCCCCCTGATCCAGGTCGGGGGCGGTTTGACCCGCTATGGCAACGGTGCCATGACCATCCGCTGCATTGCCGCCTTGCCGGCCGTTAGCGGGGCCTGGCAGCGGCCAGGCGCAGGTCTGTTCTGTGGTACCTCCACCGGGGCCGCCTTTCCGCTGCAGCGGGTCACCCGTGAGGATTTCATGACCAGTCCGACCCGGATCGTGAACATGAATCAGCTGGGGGCGGCCCTGAATAATCTGAATGATCCCAAGGTGATGTCGTTGTACGTCTACCATTCCAACCCGGCTGCCATTGCCCCGGACCAGAATGCGGTCATACAGGGGCTGGAGCGGGAGGAGCTGTTCACGGTGGTGCATGAACGTTTCATGACCGACACCGCCCGCTATGCCGACATCGTCCTACCTGCCACCAGTTCGCTGGAACATCCCGATCTGTACCGCAGTTACGGCAGTTACCAGGCCCAGCGCTGCAGTAGGGTGATCCCGCCGCTGGGTGAGACAAAATCCAACTGGGAAACCTTCTGTCTGCTGGCACAGGGGATGGGCTGGGATGAGCCGTTTTTCAGGCAGTCGGCGGATGACCTGATTGACCAGCTGCTGGCCGAGCCCAATGAATGGCGTGATGCTGCGGTTACCGAACAGCTCCGGCAGGGGGAGCCGGTCTTGCTGACGCCCCCGACCTCGCCGCGGGGCCCCTGGTTGACACCAACCGGGAAGATTGAGCTGCGCAATGAGCGGGAATCGCAGCCGCTGCCCTGCCTGCTGCCCACCCATGCCGAGGCAGACGGGTTTCCGCTGCGGCTGCAGCCAAGTGTCAGTCTGTACAGTCTGAACTCCAGCTTCAACGAGCGCGACGACCTGCTGCAGAAGCGGGGAGAGCCGACGCTGCTGATGCACCCTGCTGATGCCGCTGCCCGGCAGCTGCACGATGGTCAGCCGGTCTGTCTCTACAACCAGCTCGGATCAGTTGAGCTGGCGCTGCAGGTAACGGAACAGGTGCCCTGCGGTACCGTGGTCAGCGAAGGGGTTTACCGGCTTGATCGCAGCCGGTCCGGGCGTGGCATCAATGCCCTGACCTCGCAGCGTCTGACCGACTGCGGTGAAGGCAGCACCCTCTATGATGTGGCGGTTGAGGTGGCCGCTGCAAAAAAGTAG
- the rfaD gene encoding ADP-glyceromanno-heptose 6-epimerase — translation MIIVTGGAGLIGSAVVHGLNQRGIENILVVDHLGLTEKWRNLAPLKFRDYLEKDAFEVLLDNGTLPARLSGPLQAIIHLGACSATTERDASYLIRNNFEYSRKTALFAKEQGARFIYASSAATYGNGELGFSDDETLLTKLRPMNMYGYSKQLFDLWAQQQGLLTELVGLKYYNVYGPNEQHKGEMRSLVQKAFEQISETGRLKLFKSHRPDYADGEQVRDFVYVKDAAAMTLHFLDNREAAGIFNVGGGSTASWNRLATAVFNAMDLPVAIDYIDMPESIRNTYQYHTCAETQKIRQTGYTAATLSLEAAVSDYIRNYLIPNKHLGDA, via the coding sequence ATGATCATTGTAACCGGAGGCGCCGGCCTGATCGGCAGCGCTGTTGTACATGGCCTGAACCAGCGTGGTATCGAGAACATCCTGGTGGTGGACCACCTGGGTCTGACCGAGAAATGGCGCAACCTGGCACCACTCAAGTTCAGGGATTACCTTGAAAAGGACGCCTTTGAGGTACTGCTGGACAACGGCACCCTGCCAGCACGCCTTTCCGGACCGCTGCAGGCGATTATCCACCTCGGGGCCTGTTCTGCCACCACCGAGCGGGATGCCAGCTACCTGATCCGCAACAACTTCGAATATTCCCGTAAGACAGCCCTGTTTGCCAAAGAGCAGGGGGCCCGCTTCATCTATGCCTCCAGCGCTGCCACCTACGGCAACGGCGAACTGGGTTTTTCCGATGACGAAACCCTGCTGACCAAGTTGCGCCCCATGAACATGTACGGTTATTCCAAGCAGTTGTTTGATCTCTGGGCCCAGCAGCAGGGGCTGCTGACCGAGCTGGTGGGGCTGAAATACTACAACGTCTACGGCCCCAATGAGCAGCACAAGGGGGAGATGCGCTCCCTGGTGCAGAAGGCCTTTGAACAGATCTCCGAAACCGGCCGGCTCAAGCTGTTCAAATCCCACCGCCCGGACTACGCCGATGGCGAGCAGGTGCGGGACTTTGTCTATGTCAAGGATGCAGCGGCCATGACCCTGCACTTTCTGGACAACCGTGAGGCGGCCGGCATCTTCAACGTGGGGGGCGGCAGCACCGCCAGCTGGAACCGGCTGGCAACGGCGGTCTTTAACGCCATGGACCTGCCGGTGGCGATTGACTACATCGACATGCCGGAATCGATCCGCAATACCTACCAGTATCACACCTGTGCCGAGACCCAGAAGATCCGCCAGACCGGCTACACCGCAGCAACCCTCTCACTGGAGGCGGCTGTCAGCGATTACATCCGCAACTACCTGATCCCCAACAAACATCTGGGGGATGCATAA
- a CDS encoding substrate-binding domain-containing protein, with product MYRTLMLMICLLLTLSGLSFATHDKALLYGGAGQGRVIFDGRLHASKGMVCNDCHSAIFETQKKALITMQNHFEDKACFVCHNGKRAFNDCNSCHRKFEAAKTVVKLYGAASVVDSLINPHKAAVEKATGYSLEIVKSNAGKGLIDLADGKCDASLASASVETVAKGAKAAGREVDTSKLQLHAIQMDQVVFVVNPANKVQTLTFPQLKDIHTGKITNWKELGGADQTIKVVTDTLSSATRGLIKQKVLKNEEYLKETLPVNVATISAEVAKDPAAIGGLGAGFVKAGVVVVKTDKIERPLGLITVGPPSEKVRKVIEAYKAAIAK from the coding sequence ATGTACAGAACACTCATGCTGATGATCTGCCTGCTGCTGACTCTGTCCGGTCTGTCATTTGCCACCCATGACAAGGCCCTGTTGTATGGGGGGGCCGGCCAGGGCCGGGTCATCTTTGACGGCAGGCTGCACGCGTCCAAGGGGATGGTCTGCAATGACTGCCACAGTGCCATCTTTGAGACCCAGAAGAAGGCCCTGATCACCATGCAGAACCACTTTGAGGACAAGGCCTGTTTTGTCTGCCATAACGGCAAGCGGGCCTTTAACGACTGCAACTCCTGCCACCGCAAATTCGAGGCTGCCAAGACGGTAGTCAAGCTGTACGGCGCCGCCAGTGTGGTGGACAGCCTGATCAATCCCCACAAGGCCGCGGTTGAGAAGGCCACCGGCTACAGCCTTGAGATCGTCAAGAGCAATGCCGGCAAAGGTCTGATTGATCTGGCTGATGGCAAGTGCGATGCCTCACTGGCCTCTGCCTCGGTTGAGACCGTTGCCAAGGGGGCCAAGGCCGCCGGGCGTGAGGTGGACACCTCCAAGTTACAGCTGCACGCCATTCAGATGGATCAGGTGGTCTTTGTGGTCAACCCGGCCAACAAGGTCCAGACACTGACCTTCCCGCAGCTGAAGGATATCCACACCGGCAAGATCACCAACTGGAAAGAGCTGGGCGGGGCTGACCAGACCATCAAGGTGGTCACCGATACCCTCTCCAGCGCCACCCGGGGCCTGATCAAACAGAAGGTTCTCAAAAATGAGGAGTATCTCAAGGAGACCCTGCCGGTCAATGTGGCCACCATCAGCGCCGAGGTGGCCAAAGATCCTGCCGCCATCGGCGGCCTGGGAGCCGGGTTTGTCAAAGCGGGGGTAGTGGTGGTCAAGACGGACAAGATCGAACGTCCCCTGGGATTGATCACAGTCGGCCCGCCCTCTGAAAAGGTGCGTAAGGTGATTGAGGCCTACAAGGCGGCCATAGCCAAGTAG
- a CDS encoding methyl-accepting chemotaxis protein, which yields MSFFLDKYLGLKIKTRIYLLCACYSFCIIFGVGAGRSLPLTYSILTTALFVAAGAFFGGLLFWSVNDALQRILSYLKEMTEGNLRQTISAKRNNEISAIIRSIATLQTAMQTMISGIRQTTDSVASASERLRQTAENIADGTGSAASQSDAVSQSADGMASVSSEIACSCDTMSAMATEAEQVSREGERIIAGMSVVMGSIEGVMTETTSAVKNLGDTSNQIGDILSTISDIADQTNLLALNAAIEAARAGDQGRGFAVVADEVRHLAERTTSATREIQGIITALQRDVRAVVGSMEQSAGSVHEGGEGVRLSCEAIGSIREKIGELLSQVSHVASAAAQQSSSTVAISGSMHGITSVIREAAHGADETRNAAAQMASSSAELQQMVSKFRIN from the coding sequence ATGAGCTTCTTCCTCGATAAATACTTGGGCTTAAAGATCAAGACCCGTATTTACCTGCTCTGTGCCTGCTACAGTTTCTGCATCATCTTCGGGGTCGGGGCCGGCCGCTCACTGCCCCTGACCTACTCAATCCTGACCACCGCCCTGTTTGTGGCGGCCGGGGCGTTCTTCGGCGGCCTGCTGTTCTGGTCGGTCAACGATGCCCTGCAACGGATTCTTTCCTACCTGAAGGAAATGACCGAAGGCAACCTGCGCCAGACCATTTCGGCCAAACGGAATAACGAGATCAGTGCCATCATCCGTTCCATCGCCACCCTGCAGACCGCCATGCAGACCATGATCTCCGGCATCCGGCAGACAACCGACAGTGTTGCTTCAGCATCGGAGCGGCTCCGTCAGACAGCTGAAAACATTGCCGATGGCACCGGCAGTGCGGCCTCCCAGTCCGATGCGGTCAGCCAGTCAGCCGATGGTATGGCCAGCGTCAGCAGTGAGATCGCCTGCAGTTGCGATACCATGTCGGCCATGGCCACCGAGGCCGAGCAGGTCTCACGGGAAGGGGAGCGGATCATCGCCGGCATGTCGGTGGTGATGGGCAGTATTGAAGGGGTGATGACCGAGACCACCTCTGCGGTCAAGAACCTGGGTGATACCTCCAACCAGATCGGCGATATCCTTTCCACCATCAGCGACATTGCCGATCAGACCAACCTGCTGGCCCTGAACGCCGCCATAGAGGCGGCCCGGGCAGGTGATCAGGGGCGTGGTTTTGCCGTTGTTGCCGATGAGGTGCGCCATCTGGCAGAGCGGACCACCAGCGCCACCCGCGAGATTCAGGGGATCATCACCGCCCTGCAGCGGGATGTGCGGGCCGTGGTCGGTTCCATGGAACAGAGTGCCGGCAGTGTGCATGAAGGGGGCGAGGGGGTGCGGCTTTCCTGTGAGGCGATCGGCAGCATCCGTGAAAAGATCGGTGAACTGCTCAGCCAGGTATCCCATGTCGCTTCCGCCGCTGCCCAACAGTCAAGTTCAACGGTGGCTATTTCCGGCAGCATGCATGGCATTACCTCCGTGATCCGTGAGGCTGCCCACGGCGCCGATGAAACCAGAAACGCTGCTGCCCAGATGGCATCGTCATCGGCAGAACTGCAGCAGATGGTCAGCAAGTTCCGTATCAACTGA